One part of the Prionailurus bengalensis isolate Pbe53 chromosome B2, Fcat_Pben_1.1_paternal_pri, whole genome shotgun sequence genome encodes these proteins:
- the CNPY3 gene encoding protein canopy homolog 3 isoform X3: MCKYVAVELKSAFEETGKTKEVIDTGYGILDRKASGVKYTKSISEPPDQMTYLPSSSDFPLPLSCCCLCRDLRLIEVTETICKRLLDYSLHKERTGSNRFAKGMSETFETLHNLVHKGVKVVMDIPYELWNETSAEVADLKKQCDVLVEEFEEVIEDWYRNHQEEDLTQFLCANHVLKGKDTSCLAEQWSGKKGDTAALGGKKSKKKSGKVKASGSGSKQRKELGGLEEDPSPDEDEGIQKASPLTHSPPDEL, translated from the exons tgTGTAAATACGTTGCCGTGGAGCTGAAATCAGCTTTTGAGGAAACCGGCAAGACCAAGGAGGTGATCGACACAGGCTATGGCATCCTGGATCGGAAGGCTTCCGGAGTCAAATACACCAAGTC CATTTCAGAGCCCCCAGACCAGATGACCTatcttccttccagctctgacttCCCTTTG CCCCTCTCGTGCTGCTGTCTCTGCAGGGACTTACGGTTAATCGAAGTCACTGAGACCATTTGCAAGAGGCTCCTGGACTATAGCCTGCACAAGGAGAGGACCGGCAGCAACCGGTTTGCCAAG GGCATGTCTGAGACCTTTGAGACACTGCACAACCTGGTCCACAAAGGGGTCAAGGTGGTGATGGATATCCCCTATGAGCTGTGGAATGAGACCTCTGCAGAGGTGGCTGACCTTAAGAAGCAG TGCGACGTGTTGgtggaagagtttgaggaggtGATCGAGGACTGGTACAGGAACCACCAGGAGGAAGACCTGACTCAGTTCCTCTGCGCCAACCACGTGCTGAAGGGCAAGGACACCA GTTGCCTCGCAGAGCAGTGGTCCGGCAAGAAGGGGGACACAGCCGCCCTGGGAGGGAAGAAGTCTAAAAAGAAGAGCGGCAAGGTCAAGGCCTCGGGCAGCGGCAGCAAACAGAGGAAGGAGCTAGGTGGCCTTGAAGAAGACCCCAGCCCCGATGAGGATGAGGGCATCCAGAAGGCATCCCCCCTTACACACAGCCCCCCGGATGAGCTTTGA
- the CNPY3 gene encoding protein canopy homolog 3 isoform X4 — protein MTYLPSSSDFPLPLSCCCLCRDLRLIEVTETICKRLLDYSLHKERTGSNRFAKGMSETFETLHNLVHKGVKVVMDIPYELWNETSAEVADLKKQCDVLVEEFEEVIEDWYRNHQEEDLTQFLCANHVLKGKDTSCLAEQWSGKKGDTAALGGKKSKKKSGKVKASGSGSKQRKELGGLEEDPSPDEDEGIQKASPLTHSPPDEL, from the exons ATGACCTatcttccttccagctctgacttCCCTTTG CCCCTCTCGTGCTGCTGTCTCTGCAGGGACTTACGGTTAATCGAAGTCACTGAGACCATTTGCAAGAGGCTCCTGGACTATAGCCTGCACAAGGAGAGGACCGGCAGCAACCGGTTTGCCAAG GGCATGTCTGAGACCTTTGAGACACTGCACAACCTGGTCCACAAAGGGGTCAAGGTGGTGATGGATATCCCCTATGAGCTGTGGAATGAGACCTCTGCAGAGGTGGCTGACCTTAAGAAGCAG TGCGACGTGTTGgtggaagagtttgaggaggtGATCGAGGACTGGTACAGGAACCACCAGGAGGAAGACCTGACTCAGTTCCTCTGCGCCAACCACGTGCTGAAGGGCAAGGACACCA GTTGCCTCGCAGAGCAGTGGTCCGGCAAGAAGGGGGACACAGCCGCCCTGGGAGGGAAGAAGTCTAAAAAGAAGAGCGGCAAGGTCAAGGCCTCGGGCAGCGGCAGCAAACAGAGGAAGGAGCTAGGTGGCCTTGAAGAAGACCCCAGCCCCGATGAGGATGAGGGCATCCAGAAGGCATCCCCCCTTACACACAGCCCCCCGGATGAGCTTTGA